The following proteins come from a genomic window of Myroides odoratus DSM 2801:
- a CDS encoding thiolase family protein translates to MKNMKDVFIVAAKRTPTGGFLGSLQAFTATELGSLVAQEIRKELDLPATAIDSLYIGNGLSAGLGQSPARQVGILSGLSPDTEATTINKVCSSGLKAVSLAAQQIQLGQEHLVLAGGIESMSNVPFYSSHRQAHKLGHIQTIDGLLKDGLTDAYAQCHMGNAAEIGIRHFAFTREELDQYALDSYTKAQKATEEGKFKAEIIPIALPKQKEKMDTDEDIYKIIPEKLPQLRPVFEEGGALTAANSSNLNDGAALLLLASAEAIQKHGLQPLARIVSYADAAQDPLWFTTAPALAIPKALERADLTLDAIDLFEINEAYASVPLSIAKRLDVPLDRINIRGGAVALGHPIGASGARILVTLTHALQQENKRYGLAAICNGGGGATALIIEKL, encoded by the coding sequence ATGAAAAATATGAAAGATGTATTTATTGTAGCCGCTAAACGCACCCCCACCGGAGGATTTTTGGGGAGTTTGCAGGCTTTTACTGCTACAGAACTAGGAAGTTTAGTAGCCCAAGAAATCAGAAAAGAATTAGACTTACCAGCCACGGCTATTGATTCCCTGTATATTGGCAATGGGTTAAGTGCGGGTCTGGGACAATCTCCTGCTAGACAGGTAGGTATTCTTTCGGGCTTATCTCCAGATACAGAAGCAACAACCATCAATAAAGTATGTTCCTCTGGACTAAAAGCCGTATCGCTAGCTGCCCAACAAATTCAATTGGGGCAAGAGCACCTTGTTTTAGCCGGCGGTATAGAAAGTATGAGTAATGTTCCTTTCTATTCTTCTCATCGTCAAGCCCATAAATTAGGTCATATCCAAACGATTGATGGACTTTTAAAAGATGGATTAACAGATGCTTATGCACAGTGTCACATGGGAAATGCAGCTGAAATAGGCATTCGTCATTTTGCTTTCACAAGAGAAGAACTCGATCAATATGCATTAGACTCCTATACAAAAGCCCAAAAAGCAACAGAAGAAGGGAAATTTAAAGCAGAAATCATTCCTATTGCCCTACCCAAGCAAAAAGAAAAGATGGATACAGATGAGGATATTTATAAAATCATTCCAGAAAAACTGCCACAATTGCGTCCTGTTTTTGAAGAAGGTGGTGCTTTAACGGCAGCAAATTCAAGCAATTTAAATGACGGAGCAGCCCTATTGCTACTCGCCTCAGCGGAAGCTATACAAAAACATGGGCTCCAGCCTTTGGCTCGTATTGTTTCTTATGCAGATGCTGCACAAGATCCGCTTTGGTTTACGACAGCTCCTGCTCTAGCGATTCCAAAAGCTTTGGAAAGAGCCGATTTAACCCTAGATGCCATTGATCTCTTTGAGATTAATGAAGCCTATGCCTCTGTTCCTTTATCGATTGCTAAACGCTTAGATGTTCCACTCGATCGCATCAATATACGTGGAGGTGCAGTTGCTTTAGGGCATCCTATTGGTGCTTCTGGTGCGCGTATTTTAGTTACCTTAACACATGCCCTTCAACAGGAGAACAAACGATATGGTTTGGCGGCAATTTGCAACGGTGGCGGTGGTGCAACGGCTTTAATTATTGAGAAATTATAA
- the uvrA gene encoding excinuclease ABC subunit UvrA yields the protein MSKIDFSKLDPKHNIIIKGAHLHNLKHIDVVIPRNQMVVITGLSGSGKSSLAFDTLYAEGQRRYVESLSSYARQFLGRIDKPKVEYIKGIAPAIAIEQKVNTTNARSTVGTSTEIYDYIKLLFARIGRTYSPISGQEVKKDTVTDVIQLIQSLPLESKWLLLAPLLFEEGRSLAEHLAVLLKQGYARLLVKGETVRLDEFLQLEEDLINQFAITDVLLIVDRIVVKDTDEFFNRLGDAIETAFFEGKGTCYVRALEGTTQHEFSNRFELDGLTFLEPNIHLFSFNNPYGACPTCDGYGNVIGIDEELVFPNTGLSVYENAVFPWRGESMGWYRDQLVQHAYKFDFPIHRPIFQLTAEEMALLWEGNEYFTGLNAFFQELEEKNYKIQNRVLLSRYRGKTKCPTCKGKRLRIEANYVKIGGKTVSDLVDMPIEKLLGFFKDLQLNEYEQQVAKRLLIEINNRLGFLLNVGLAYLTLNRNSSTLSGGESQRINLATSLGSSLVGSMYILDEPSIGLHPKDGEKLIHVLKQLQALGNTVIIVEHDEEIMQAADQIIDIGPEAGTFGGELVAQGTLAEILKSDSLTAQYLNGTMAIEVPKKRRSYKHYIDIIGAREHNLKNIDVRFPLDCLTVITGVSGSGKSTLVKRILFPALQKKLTGLSDKPGQFTALEGKFEHIKQIEYVDQNPIGRSSRSNPVTYIKAYDEIRDLYAKQNTSKLRGYQPKHFSFNVDGGRCEVCKGEGNVTVEMQFMADVHLECEACHGKRFKKEVLEVNFEGKNIDDILCMTIDDALAFFKQYNQTKIAMRLQPLQDVGLGYVQLGQSSSTLSGGEAQRIKLASFLLAGSTREKVLFVFDEPTTGLHFHDIKKLLTAFNALIDKGHSILVIEHNLDLIKCADYIVDIGPEGGENGGQLIAFGTPEEVAQCAASSTGQYLKNKLK from the coding sequence ATGTCTAAAATAGATTTTTCTAAACTAGATCCTAAACACAATATTATAATTAAAGGTGCACATCTGCATAATTTAAAGCATATAGATGTTGTCATCCCGAGAAATCAAATGGTGGTTATCACAGGGCTTTCTGGCTCTGGGAAATCATCTTTGGCCTTTGATACGCTTTATGCCGAAGGGCAACGCCGCTATGTGGAGAGTTTATCTTCTTATGCGCGTCAGTTCTTAGGCCGTATTGATAAGCCAAAGGTGGAATACATCAAAGGGATTGCTCCTGCTATTGCTATTGAACAGAAAGTCAATACGACCAATGCGCGATCAACAGTGGGAACATCCACCGAAATCTACGATTATATTAAATTGTTATTTGCGCGAATTGGACGTACCTATTCCCCTATTTCTGGCCAAGAGGTAAAAAAAGACACCGTAACGGATGTCATTCAATTGATTCAATCGTTACCCCTAGAGAGTAAATGGCTCTTATTGGCACCTTTACTTTTTGAAGAAGGTCGCTCTTTAGCAGAACATTTAGCTGTTTTATTGAAACAGGGATATGCGCGTTTATTAGTAAAAGGAGAAACAGTTCGATTAGACGAATTTTTACAACTCGAAGAAGACTTGATCAATCAATTTGCCATTACGGATGTATTGCTTATTGTGGATCGTATTGTAGTTAAAGATACCGATGAGTTTTTCAATCGCTTGGGAGATGCTATTGAAACTGCCTTTTTTGAAGGCAAAGGAACGTGTTATGTTCGCGCTTTGGAAGGTACTACCCAACATGAATTTAGCAATCGCTTTGAACTTGATGGACTGACCTTTTTAGAGCCTAATATTCATTTATTCAGCTTTAATAATCCATACGGCGCTTGCCCAACGTGTGATGGCTATGGAAATGTGATTGGTATTGATGAAGAATTGGTTTTCCCTAATACCGGCTTATCGGTTTATGAAAATGCCGTATTCCCTTGGCGTGGAGAATCCATGGGATGGTATCGCGATCAATTGGTGCAACATGCGTATAAATTCGACTTCCCCATCCATCGTCCTATCTTTCAGCTTACTGCAGAAGAAATGGCGTTACTATGGGAAGGAAATGAATACTTTACCGGTTTAAATGCCTTTTTTCAAGAACTTGAAGAGAAAAATTATAAGATTCAAAACCGCGTCTTGCTATCGAGATATAGAGGAAAAACGAAATGTCCGACTTGTAAGGGAAAACGCTTGAGAATTGAGGCTAATTATGTCAAAATTGGTGGAAAAACTGTTTCTGACTTAGTGGATATGCCGATTGAAAAATTGTTGGGATTCTTTAAGGACTTACAACTAAATGAATATGAACAACAAGTAGCCAAACGCTTGTTGATTGAAATCAATAACCGTTTAGGTTTTCTATTGAATGTTGGGTTGGCTTACTTGACGTTGAATCGAAATTCATCTACCTTATCCGGAGGGGAATCTCAACGTATTAATTTAGCTACCTCTTTAGGAAGTAGTTTAGTCGGTTCTATGTATATTCTGGATGAACCTAGTATTGGATTACACCCGAAGGACGGAGAGAAATTGATTCATGTCTTGAAACAACTTCAAGCATTAGGAAATACAGTTATCATTGTAGAGCACGATGAAGAGATTATGCAAGCAGCAGATCAAATTATCGATATCGGACCTGAAGCAGGTACTTTTGGTGGAGAATTAGTGGCGCAAGGAACATTAGCTGAGATTTTGAAATCGGATTCCTTAACGGCTCAATACCTCAATGGGACAATGGCGATTGAAGTGCCTAAAAAACGAAGAAGCTACAAGCATTATATTGATATTATTGGAGCAAGAGAACACAACTTAAAAAATATTGACGTTCGTTTCCCTTTGGATTGCTTAACCGTTATTACGGGAGTATCTGGAAGTGGAAAAAGTACGTTAGTTAAGCGTATTCTATTCCCTGCTTTACAGAAAAAACTAACAGGTTTAAGTGATAAACCAGGACAATTCACTGCTTTAGAAGGTAAATTTGAGCACATCAAACAAATTGAATACGTAGATCAAAATCCAATCGGTAGAAGTTCGCGTTCTAATCCAGTAACTTATATTAAAGCGTATGATGAGATTCGAGATTTATACGCCAAACAAAATACTTCTAAATTAAGAGGATACCAACCGAAACACTTCTCTTTTAACGTCGATGGTGGTCGATGTGAAGTATGTAAAGGAGAAGGAAATGTAACGGTAGAAATGCAATTTATGGCCGACGTTCATTTGGAATGTGAAGCTTGTCATGGAAAACGCTTTAAGAAAGAAGTACTTGAGGTAAACTTTGAAGGAAAGAACATCGACGATATCTTATGTATGACGATTGATGATGCTTTAGCCTTTTTCAAACAATACAACCAAACCAAAATTGCTATGCGTTTGCAGCCGTTACAAGATGTAGGATTGGGATATGTCCAATTGGGACAATCGTCTTCTACACTTTCGGGTGGTGAGGCGCAACGTATTAAATTAGCTTCCTTCTTACTGGCAGGATCAACAAGAGAAAAGGTACTTTTTGTCTTTGATGAGCCGACAACTGGATTGCATTTTCACGACATTAAAAAATTATTGACTGCCTTTAATGCTTTGATTGATAAAGGACACTCGATTCTCGTTATTGAACACAATTTGGATCTAATCAAATGTGCTGATTACATCGTGGATATCGGCCCTGAAGGAGGAGAAAATGGCGGTCAGTTGATTGCTTTTGGAACACCAGAAGAAGTGGCTCAATGTGCTGCATCTAGTACAGGACAATACTTGAAAAATAAATTGAAATAG
- a CDS encoding endonuclease III domain-containing protein: MTKTEKVNFVLETLDALYPEIPVPLDHKDAYTLLIAVLLSAQCTDERVNKITPILFAKADNPYDMVKMTVEEIQDIIRPCGLSPMKSKGIYGLSKILIEEHQGEVPADMEALERLPAVGHKTASVVMAQAFDIPAFPVDTHIHRLLYRWGFSNGKSVQQTEKDAKRLFPREHWNKLHLQLVWYGRQYSPARAWKLELDIITSVIGRKTVLNEYYKKQEKKASK; this comes from the coding sequence ATGACTAAAACTGAAAAAGTAAACTTTGTTCTTGAAACATTAGATGCTTTGTATCCTGAAATACCAGTTCCTTTAGATCACAAGGATGCTTATACGTTACTCATTGCAGTGTTACTATCGGCTCAATGTACCGATGAACGCGTAAATAAAATCACGCCTATCCTCTTTGCTAAAGCAGATAATCCTTATGACATGGTTAAGATGACGGTTGAAGAAATTCAAGACATCATTCGTCCCTGTGGGTTATCTCCTATGAAGAGTAAAGGGATCTATGGATTATCGAAGATTTTAATTGAAGAGCATCAAGGGGAAGTACCAGCTGACATGGAAGCCTTAGAGCGCTTACCGGCTGTTGGCCACAAAACAGCTTCTGTGGTTATGGCTCAGGCTTTTGATATTCCTGCTTTTCCCGTTGACACGCACATCCATCGTTTGCTTTATCGTTGGGGATTTTCAAATGGAAAAAGTGTACAACAAACGGAAAAAGACGCCAAGCGTTTATTTCCTAGAGAGCATTGGAATAAACTCCACCTTCAATTGGTATGGTATGGACGTCAGTATTCTCCAGCGAGAGCGTGGAAATTAGAACTGGACATTATTACAAGTGTAATTGGTCGTAAAACGGTACTCAACGAATACTATAAAAAACAAGAAAAAAAAGCATCGAAATAA
- the lpdA gene encoding dihydrolipoyl dehydrogenase, translated as MEKFDLIVIGSGPGGYVAAIRASQLGYKTAIVEKYEGLGGTCTHVGCIPTKALLDSTHHYADAQHKFQSYGIEIQDIQLNFNQMFQRKDEVILKNTQGLDFLMQKNKITRLHGTASFQNNTTITVTSSKGERLQVEADRFIIATGSKPATLPGITLDKKRIISSTEALSLTQKPNSIIIVGGGVIGVEMASIYHRMGTQVTILEYASNLISTMDTELGKTLHKILKKEGIAIQLEQSVYQVDNLGEQARVKFKNKQGEDFELQADYVLMAVGRRPYTEGLGLEQTAVTLNARGFIETNEQLQTNAPNIYAIGDVIGGAMLAHKAEEEAVYVVETINGQKPHIHYNRIPNVVYTWPEVASVGATEQELKQQNTVYNVGKFPFSANARARASMDTDGFAKVLVDPKYGEVLGVHIIGARAADLIAQAVVALEYEVTAQDMFSISYAHPTFAEVLKDAYRMAYGHPAINI; from the coding sequence ATGGAAAAATTTGATCTTATCGTTATTGGCTCAGGACCTGGTGGCTATGTAGCAGCTATACGAGCCTCCCAATTGGGTTATAAAACAGCTATTGTAGAAAAATATGAAGGATTGGGTGGAACTTGTACGCATGTAGGTTGTATTCCAACCAAGGCCTTGTTAGATAGTACCCATCACTATGCAGATGCACAACATAAATTCCAATCATACGGCATTGAAATTCAAGACATTCAATTGAATTTCAATCAGATGTTTCAACGCAAAGATGAAGTGATTCTGAAAAACACCCAAGGCTTAGACTTTTTGATGCAAAAAAACAAGATTACGCGATTACACGGTACAGCGAGTTTTCAGAACAACACCACTATCACTGTAACTTCCTCAAAAGGAGAGCGTTTACAGGTGGAAGCTGATCGATTCATTATTGCAACAGGTTCTAAACCCGCTACCCTGCCTGGGATTACATTGGATAAGAAACGTATCATTAGCTCAACAGAAGCGTTATCCTTAACACAAAAACCGAATAGCATCATCATTGTAGGTGGTGGTGTAATTGGCGTAGAAATGGCTTCTATTTATCACCGTATGGGAACTCAGGTTACGATACTAGAATATGCAAGCAATCTAATCTCCACGATGGATACAGAACTTGGAAAGACTTTACACAAAATACTAAAGAAAGAAGGCATAGCAATCCAACTCGAACAATCCGTCTATCAGGTAGATAACCTAGGAGAACAAGCACGTGTTAAATTCAAAAATAAGCAAGGAGAAGATTTTGAACTCCAAGCAGATTATGTATTAATGGCCGTCGGAAGACGTCCTTATACGGAAGGATTAGGTTTAGAGCAAACGGCTGTTACCTTGAATGCACGTGGTTTTATCGAAACCAACGAACAATTGCAGACAAATGCACCAAACATTTATGCTATTGGCGATGTCATTGGTGGTGCCATGCTGGCGCATAAAGCGGAGGAAGAAGCGGTATATGTAGTGGAAACCATCAACGGACAAAAACCACACATTCACTATAACCGCATTCCCAACGTCGTTTATACCTGGCCTGAAGTTGCTTCTGTTGGAGCTACAGAACAAGAATTAAAACAGCAAAATACAGTGTATAACGTAGGTAAATTTCCATTTTCAGCCAATGCGCGTGCACGTGCATCGATGGATACGGATGGTTTTGCCAAAGTATTGGTTGACCCAAAATACGGCGAGGTTCTAGGGGTGCATATCATTGGAGCTCGTGCGGCAGATTTAATTGCACAAGCCGTGGTAGCCTTAGAATATGAGGTAACTGCTCAAGACATGTTCTCCATTTCTTATGCTCATCCTACTTTTGCAGAAGTTTTAAAGGATGCCTATCGAATGGCTTATGGACACCCTGCCATCAACATTTAA
- a CDS encoding sigma-70 family RNA polymerase sigma factor — protein MELIQLPDATLVHHYVGGNEQALEILIKRHQAKIFGFIFTKLDDVELTNDIFQDTFIKVINTLKTGKYNEEGKFISWVMRIAHNLIMDHYRKEKRVIIHNDSAQTPFFTFLKDDSETIEETLISHQITEDLQQLILELPEDQQEVIRMRLYQDLSFKEIAEVTDVSINTALGRMRYAIINLRRLMEKKQISLSL, from the coding sequence ATGGAATTAATTCAATTACCAGATGCAACTTTAGTGCATCACTATGTAGGAGGCAATGAGCAGGCGCTTGAAATTTTGATCAAAAGACATCAAGCTAAAATTTTTGGATTTATTTTCACTAAGTTAGATGATGTTGAACTAACCAATGATATTTTTCAAGATACCTTTATCAAGGTAATTAATACCCTCAAAACAGGAAAGTACAACGAAGAAGGAAAGTTTATTTCTTGGGTAATGCGTATTGCACACAACTTGATTATGGACCACTATCGCAAAGAAAAACGAGTGATTATCCACAATGATAGTGCACAAACCCCATTTTTTACTTTTTTAAAAGATGATAGTGAAACTATAGAAGAAACATTAATCAGCCATCAAATCACGGAAGACTTACAACAGTTGATTTTGGAATTACCTGAAGATCAGCAAGAAGTAATTCGCATGCGCTTGTATCAAGATTTGAGTTTCAAAGAAATTGCTGAAGTAACAGATGTTAGTATTAATACAGCTTTAGGAAGAATGCGTTATGCCATCATCAATTTGAGAAGATTAATGGAAAAAAAACAAATTTCACTAAGCCTATAA